The genomic DNA GAGCGCATTGGCGGCTTTCCTGACAGCCAGCGCGCGATGGCTGACTTCGTTCTTCTGTTCCGGGGTTAGTTCGGCCATGGTGAGACCGAGGTCGGGAAACAGGAAAACAGGGTCGTATCCAAAGCCGTGTTCGCCCCTGGGTTCGCGAACGATTCTGCCCCTGCATGATCCTGGGAACAGTCGCGTCTCCTCGCCTGGAGAGGCGATGGCGATGACACAGGTGAACTGTGCATCCCATGTGGCCTCAGGTGTGGACTGCAGGTTCTTCAGCAGGAGCTGAATACGGTCGGCGTCCGTCGCGCTGGGGCCGGCATATCTTGCGGAGCGCACACCCGGTTCGCCGCCGAGGGCATCGACTTCCAGACCGGAGTCGTCAGCCAGGGTCAACATGCTGCTGAGGTCTCGATAGGTCTCAGCCTTCAGCACTGCGTTGTCCTCAAACGTGTGGCCCGTCTCTTCGACGTCGATCTCGATACCCACGTCCGCAAGTGAAACGAGTTCGAACGGCACGCTGCCGAGCAGGTCTGAAAGCTCCCTAAGCTTGCCGTGATTGCGTGTGGCGACAAGCAGTCTCGGTCGGGATGTCAAAGGCTTCTCCTGAGGCCATGTCACGATGGGGTGTGAGTCGCCGCAGTATAGCAAACAGCTTAGATGTTAGAATCACCGCCGGAGGTGACCAATGGCAGGCGCGCTTTCAGGGTATCGAGTCCTGGAGTTTGGAGACCACCCGGCAGTGGCGGTACTGGGTATGCTGCTGGCTGACCAGGGAGCGGATGTGGTGAAGGTGGAGTCTCCAGATGGGGACCCTCTCAGGGGCACACCGGTGTTCTCAGTATGGAACCGGGGTAAGAAATCTGTGGTCGCGGCTAACGACGATTGCGAGCTTATGAGTAGCCTTGTGGCCGGAGCCGACGCAGTCGTAGAGGGGTCTCACTCGGGTCAGAGCCCGTACGGGATCGACGGTGATTCCGCACGCGACATGCGCTCCGACATCGTCCGTCTGTCGTTGCCGGGATTTGGCGAAGGCCATCCCCACGCGGGGACACCGGGGACGGAACTCCTGATTTCGGCTGCCACCGGCGTGTACACCGACAGGAGCAAGGACGCCTCCGAGGGCGTGAGCTTTCTAGCGCTTCCGTACGCGAGCATCTTTGCGGCCATGGTTGCCGCACCCGCGCTTGCGGCCGCACTGTATCACCGGGAGCGTACCGGCGAGGGTCAGGCCGTGACGGTGCCCCTGTACGACGCCATGTTCACTGCCATGGGATCGGCGGTCGTGAGCAGGCCCGACGTCGAGCCCGGTCCGCGGGCCACATCGCCGGCGATTGCGCGATTCTATCGCTGCGGTGATGGACGCTGGATCAACCTCAACGCGATGTACGAGCGCTCGCTGAGGCCGGTACTGGACGTCCTGGGACATCCTGAGTGGTTCGGGCCTCTGACGGACTCCCGTCTCTACGATAACCTGGAAGAGATTGAGGAGTGGGCGGCACGGTTACAGGAACCGTGGCTGGCGCGACCGGCACTTGAGTGGGAATCTCTGATGGCGGAGGCCGGCGTGCCTCTGACGATGTGCCGCACTCTACGCGAGTGGATGGAGACAGACCATGCCATAGCATCCGGCGCGGTGTTGGATGTCGAAGACCATGAATTCGGTCCGATGCGCCAGGTGGGAATCCAGGTGCGATTGAGTGGCACACCGGGAGGGGTGGGCATTCCAGCGCCGCGACTTGGACAGCACAACGAGACCATACTGGCTGAGGCGAAGAGAGAGAAGTGACTATGCCTGGAGCTTTAGACGGAATCCGAGTCCTGGACCTGTGCATCATTCTCGCGGGGCCAACCTGCGGGAGGACGCTGTCCGAGTACGGCGCCGACGTAATCAAGGTCGACCCTGAGCACCGTGTCCCCGCGCTTACACCCTGGCTGGATGTTGGCCGGGGCAAGCGCAGCATCTGCCTGAACATTACCAAGGACGCAGGACTTGAAGCCTTCTACAAGCTGGCCGACACCTCCGACGTGGTGCTGACTGGGTTCAGAAAGGGCGTGGCTGAGCGCCTGGGGATCGGCTACGACCAGCTTAGTGAGCGCAACCCGAGGATCGTCTATGCCGCGATCAACGCATTCGGCCAGGAAGGTCCGTGGGCGATGCGTCCCGGTTTCGACCAGAACGCGCAGGCCGCGACCGGAATGCAACTGCGCAACGGCGGGGACGACGGCGAGCCCGGACCTCCTCCATACACGTTCAACGACTACGGCACCGGCATCATGGCTGCTTACGGTGTGATCCTCGCTCTGTTGGAGCGGGAGCGTACCGGCAGGGGACAGAAGGTCGACACATCTCTGGCGTACACGGCTTCGACATTCTCTTCGGAGTACATGATCGACTACGAGGGATTCGAGCCGGACGAGATTAGCGGTCCTGAGGCCAAGGGAAGAGGGCCATTCTCTCGCCTGTACCGGACGTCTGACGGGTGGCTTGCGCTATCGGCGGAGAAAGAGGACGAACAGAAGCGACTCCTACAGTTGGAGCCCTTTGGCGGGATTTCAGAGGGCGAGTTGTCAGGCGGATTGGAGACGGTGTTCGCGTCCAACTCAACGTCAGACTGGATGGAGATGCTGTCCGGGGCAGGCGTGCCTGCGACTTCCCATCAGGGCTTGAATGACGTGAGGTCGGACTCCTACGCGAGAGATGCCGGACTGATCATCTCCGAGCAGCACAAGGCGTTTGGAGCCGTCGAGCACGCCGGCACAGCACAGCGACTGAGCAAGACGCCCGCGCGTGTTGGAACGTCCCCTGTGT from Dehalococcoidia bacterium includes the following:
- a CDS encoding XTP/dITP diphosphatase; translated protein: MTSRPRLLVATRNHGKLRELSDLLGSVPFELVSLADVGIEIDVEETGHTFEDNAVLKAETYRDLSSMLTLADDSGLEVDALGGEPGVRSARYAGPSATDADRIQLLLKNLQSTPEATWDAQFTCVIAIASPGEETRLFPGSCRGRIVREPRGEHGFGYDPVFLFPDLGLTMAELTPEQKNEVSHRALAVRKAANALASGTCLHA
- a CDS encoding CoA transferase; the protein is MAGALSGYRVLEFGDHPAVAVLGMLLADQGADVVKVESPDGDPLRGTPVFSVWNRGKKSVVAANDDCELMSSLVAGADAVVEGSHSGQSPYGIDGDSARDMRSDIVRLSLPGFGEGHPHAGTPGTELLISAATGVYTDRSKDASEGVSFLALPYASIFAAMVAAPALAAALYHRERTGEGQAVTVPLYDAMFTAMGSAVVSRPDVEPGPRATSPAIARFYRCGDGRWINLNAMYERSLRPVLDVLGHPEWFGPLTDSRLYDNLEEIEEWAARLQEPWLARPALEWESLMAEAGVPLTMCRTLREWMETDHAIASGAVLDVEDHEFGPMRQVGIQVRLSGTPGGVGIPAPRLGQHNETILAEAKREK
- a CDS encoding CoA transferase, translating into MPGALDGIRVLDLCIILAGPTCGRTLSEYGADVIKVDPEHRVPALTPWLDVGRGKRSICLNITKDAGLEAFYKLADTSDVVLTGFRKGVAERLGIGYDQLSERNPRIVYAAINAFGQEGPWAMRPGFDQNAQAATGMQLRNGGDDGEPGPPPYTFNDYGTGIMAAYGVILALLERERTGRGQKVDTSLAYTASTFSSEYMIDYEGFEPDEISGPEAKGRGPFSRLYRTSDGWLALSAEKEDEQKRLLQLEPFGGISEGELSGGLETVFASNSTSDWMEMLSGAGVPATSHQGLNDVRSDSYARDAGLIISEQHKAFGAVEHAGTAQRLSKTPARVGTSPVFGGDTESVLTELGYTQEEIDSMRADGVIPEPQGLPLN